Proteins from a single region of Segatella copri:
- a CDS encoding sigma-70 family RNA polymerase sigma factor, producing the protein MRQLKIQKSITNRNSEALDKYLVEIGRAPMVSIDEEIELAQAIRKGGRAGERAKNKLIEANLRFVVSVAKQYQHQGLTLTDLIDEGNIGLIKAAERFDETRGFKFISYAVWWIRQSILQAIAEQSRIVRLPLNQVGSLNKVNQEINKFEQENQRRPSVEELAARTGVDEDKISQSMAASGHHVSIDAPFSDDDDNSMADVMASGDDARTDKQVDHESMAQDLRQVLKVCLKDRELKIICACYGIGETEKGLEEIGDKMGLTRERVRQIREKSITKLRESGKIGILMKYLG; encoded by the coding sequence ATGAGACAGCTTAAGATACAAAAGAGTATAACCAATCGTAACAGCGAGGCTCTCGACAAATATCTTGTAGAGATAGGTAGAGCCCCTATGGTTTCTATTGATGAAGAAATAGAATTGGCTCAAGCTATCCGCAAGGGAGGTAGAGCTGGCGAAAGAGCAAAAAATAAGTTGATTGAAGCCAACTTACGTTTTGTGGTGTCGGTAGCAAAACAATATCAGCACCAGGGACTCACCTTGACAGACTTGATTGACGAAGGAAACATCGGACTCATCAAAGCTGCAGAACGCTTCGATGAAACACGAGGGTTCAAATTTATCTCATACGCCGTCTGGTGGATTCGTCAGAGTATTTTACAGGCAATAGCAGAGCAAAGTCGAATCGTTCGGCTTCCCCTAAACCAGGTAGGATCACTCAATAAGGTAAACCAGGAAATTAATAAGTTTGAGCAGGAAAACCAACGCCGTCCAAGCGTTGAAGAACTTGCTGCCAGAACGGGTGTTGACGAGGACAAGATTTCTCAGAGCATGGCTGCCAGTGGTCATCATGTAAGCATCGATGCTCCATTCAGTGATGACGATGACAACTCTATGGCAGATGTAATGGCAAGCGGAGACGATGCCAGAACAGACAAGCAGGTTGACCATGAAAGTATGGCACAAGACCTAAGACAGGTTTTAAAAGTTTGCCTCAAGGATCGCGAACTGAAAATTATCTGCGCATGCTACGGAATCGGGGAAACCGAAAAGGGGCTCGAGGAAATTGGTGATAAAATGGGGCTGACCCGTGAGCGAGTTCGCCAAATAAGAGAAAAAAGCATCACCAAACTGAGAGAATCCGGGAAGATAGGAATCCTTATGAAATATCTTGGTTAG
- a CDS encoding UvrD-helicase domain-containing protein, giving the protein MSSQLTVYKASAGSGKTFTLAREYMTLVIANPASYRTILAVTFTNKATEEMKMRILGKLYEIAHGLPEANDYVNQIQQALPYLSSKQIQKNAESALHLLIHNYNYFRVMTIDTFFQSVLRNLARELDLTANLRIELNDYQIEQHAVDELIESLEDTDRLLFWIMDYIKENIDDDKSWNVIGQIKKFGENIFKDYYKAHSDKLTELMEQEDFFKDFTDRMKKKRDKAKEQLKEIAANFFDSLEEEGFTADDLAGKTRGIWSYFNKLKNGKYSDDDLHNDTFCKCRESPEAWVKKSDVKNCTDIFNYVESVLYPILLFAEDNRPRLTRIFKSTDLTIKHLNQLRLLGSIDKKVREMNREANRFLLSDTQTLLNSLIKDSDSPFIFEKIGTQLDHIMIDEFQDTSTIQWKNFKVLLEETMSREDAGNLIVGDVKQSIYRWRSGDWRLLNNIDKEFNKSAKKVSIETLGTNYRSDRNIIEFNNAFFTEAVKLEIEDLKDKCPEECKQLESAYSDVCQQVPVHHSNPNGSISIQLLGGENIEDRMMQTTLDTVDKLVERGVPCNKIAILVRSNRNIQDIAEYFMNHSDYPLVSDEAFRLDASQAVCTLVNALYILVHPNDNIALATLNKFCDTYSVAGNMPEQLLTNRSEYLEMPLFDLTERLFAELKLGEIKDMIKQTAYICTFYDCLSKYLTDNSSDITGFLKEWDNRIHEKSIHSDGDGGIRFLTIHKSKGLEYDHVIMPYCDWQLEKATTIWCTPQEAPYNELPLVPIDFSAKLMKQSIYEADYNHEHLQNIVDNLNLLYVAFTRASHNLIVIGKRANSAYRSAIIESVLDKVASRLEANDVKMELTGIGSDAKTDDISFCYNEIYVPDSSKKSNEKKDTNVLSAYSQPLEIKINVTPEMPEFRQSNQSRDFIKRDETEEQQKFYIKMGTILHNLFSTIRTVDDIDGALKQLELDGLLYDQDLTPEKIKEMIRKRLESPKVAKWFDKELTILNECSILTVENGKMAEYRPDRVMQNSRKETIVVDFKFGKQKVEHHEQVRKYTGLLKSMGHHRVKGYLWYVYPNKIVEVIK; this is encoded by the coding sequence ATGAGTTCACAACTAACTGTTTATAAAGCAAGTGCAGGATCAGGTAAAACATTTACTTTGGCTCGCGAGTATATGACACTCGTGATAGCTAATCCTGCTTCCTACAGAACCATTCTTGCAGTAACCTTCACCAACAAAGCTACTGAAGAAATGAAAATGCGTATCTTAGGAAAATTATACGAAATTGCACACGGACTACCAGAAGCAAACGATTATGTAAATCAAATACAGCAGGCTTTACCATATCTTTCATCCAAACAAATTCAGAAAAATGCAGAATCTGCCCTGCATTTGCTCATACACAATTATAACTATTTCCGGGTTATGACCATCGATACGTTCTTTCAGAGTGTATTGAGAAATCTAGCACGTGAACTTGATCTGACTGCCAATTTACGGATAGAACTCAATGACTATCAAATAGAACAGCATGCCGTTGATGAACTTATAGAAAGTCTTGAAGATACCGATCGTCTACTTTTCTGGATTATGGATTATATCAAAGAAAATATTGATGATGATAAGAGTTGGAATGTCATAGGACAGATCAAGAAATTCGGTGAGAACATATTCAAGGATTATTACAAAGCTCATTCCGACAAGTTGACAGAATTGATGGAACAAGAAGATTTCTTCAAGGATTTTACCGACCGAATGAAGAAAAAGCGCGATAAGGCCAAAGAGCAGCTTAAAGAAATTGCTGCTAATTTTTTCGATTCCCTTGAAGAAGAAGGCTTTACGGCAGACGACTTAGCTGGAAAAACGAGAGGTATTTGGAGCTATTTCAACAAGCTGAAAAATGGCAAATACAGTGATGATGATCTACATAATGATACTTTCTGTAAATGTCGGGAAAGTCCGGAAGCATGGGTCAAAAAATCTGATGTAAAAAATTGTACTGATATCTTCAATTATGTGGAATCGGTGCTCTACCCTATTTTGCTGTTTGCTGAAGATAATCGTCCAAGACTCACCCGAATCTTCAAAAGTACCGATCTGACCATAAAGCATCTTAATCAGCTCCGCCTTTTGGGAAGCATAGATAAAAAAGTCAGGGAGATGAACAGAGAGGCAAACCGATTCCTTTTGAGCGATACTCAGACCTTGCTCAACTCACTGATAAAGGATAGCGATTCGCCATTCATCTTTGAAAAGATTGGCACTCAACTCGACCATATAATGATTGACGAGTTTCAAGATACTAGCACCATCCAATGGAAGAACTTTAAAGTGCTGCTCGAAGAAACCATGAGTAGAGAAGATGCAGGTAACCTCATTGTTGGTGACGTAAAACAAAGTATTTACAGATGGCGATCCGGCGATTGGAGACTGCTCAATAATATCGATAAAGAATTTAATAAAAGCGCGAAAAAAGTAAGCATAGAAACTTTGGGTACCAACTACCGCTCTGATAGAAACATCATTGAGTTCAACAATGCTTTTTTCACAGAAGCAGTAAAATTGGAGATTGAAGACCTGAAAGATAAATGTCCTGAGGAATGTAAACAGCTGGAAAGCGCATATAGCGATGTCTGCCAGCAAGTACCAGTCCACCATTCTAATCCTAATGGTTCTATAAGTATTCAGCTCCTGGGCGGTGAAAATATTGAAGACAGAATGATGCAAACCACACTGGACACTGTAGACAAGTTGGTTGAAAGAGGTGTTCCTTGCAACAAAATAGCAATCCTGGTAAGAAGCAACCGTAACATACAGGACATTGCTGAGTATTTTATGAACCATTCCGACTATCCGTTGGTTTCAGATGAGGCATTCAGGCTGGATGCCTCCCAAGCAGTATGCACATTGGTTAACGCTCTCTACATACTGGTACACCCAAATGACAATATTGCATTAGCAACTCTCAACAAGTTTTGTGACACGTATTCTGTAGCTGGAAATATGCCGGAACAACTTTTGACCAATCGTTCTGAGTATCTGGAAATGCCACTGTTCGATCTCACAGAACGCCTTTTTGCAGAACTTAAACTTGGCGAAATAAAAGACATGATCAAGCAAACTGCCTACATCTGCACTTTTTATGATTGCTTAAGTAAATATCTCACAGATAACAGTAGTGATATCACTGGATTTCTGAAAGAGTGGGATAACCGTATTCACGAAAAAAGCATTCATAGCGATGGCGATGGAGGTATCAGATTCCTTACTATACATAAGAGTAAGGGACTGGAATACGATCATGTTATCATGCCTTACTGTGACTGGCAACTAGAAAAAGCCACCACAATCTGGTGCACACCGCAAGAAGCTCCATACAACGAGCTTCCACTGGTACCTATAGATTTCAGTGCTAAACTGATGAAGCAAAGTATATATGAAGCAGATTATAATCATGAACATCTGCAAAACATAGTCGACAATTTGAATCTGCTTTATGTAGCCTTCACACGTGCCAGTCACAACCTGATTGTAATTGGCAAACGAGCTAATAGTGCATATCGTTCTGCCATTATCGAATCTGTACTCGACAAGGTAGCCAGTCGACTTGAAGCTAATGATGTAAAGATGGAGTTAACAGGAATAGGTTCTGATGCCAAAACAGATGACATATCTTTCTGCTATAATGAAATATATGTACCTGATTCTTCCAAGAAATCAAACGAGAAGAAGGATACAAATGTGCTCTCAGCCTATTCTCAACCTTTAGAAATTAAAATAAATGTTACGCCTGAAATGCCAGAATTCAGACAAAGTAACCAGAGCCGTGACTTTATAAAGCGTGATGAAACAGAAGAACAACAGAAGTTTTATATCAAAATGGGTACAATTTTGCACAACCTCTTTTCTACAATCCGCACGGTTGATGATATTGATGGAGCCCTGAAACAGTTGGAGTTAGACGGACTTTTATACGATCAAGACCTCACACCAGAGAAAATAAAGGAGATGATCAGGAAAAGACTTGAATCACCAAAGGTCGCAAAATGGTTTGATAAGGAACTGACCATACTAAATGAATGTTCTATCCTGACAGTTGAAAATGGAAAAATGGCAGAATACCGTCCAGACCGCGTGATGCAAAACTCAAGAAAAGAAACCATCGTGGTAGACTTCAAATTCGGTAAACAGAAAGTAGAACACCATGAACAGGTTAGAAAATACACCGGCTTGTTAAAAAGTATGGGACATCACCGAGTAAAAGGTTATCTATGGTATGTATACCCTAACAAAATAGTTGAAGTAATAAAATAA
- a CDS encoding DUF5686 family protein: protein MKKYQTHIILTIIFCMMAFAAHARRMSPRDAFSDSVMCLVFKYSQSVDTTGRAEHKSYAYTKFQIKTNKRNATLMLVPTMYAVAHGGGRRFISEYYNQMTLDANGRPVAKRLLNISTIPHRSNTLSSVLKYMTPTVYGETLFETNILSPFHYKNRRYYKYAVTQLPFGKAQIYVYPRLKNTQVIEARAIVDSQSGKISMVDFEGEYDMTRFYISIIMGKDGFGSLSPARCSMRANFSFMGNKITGMYTTVYGLPKILSDSLNNVADTALMAKVRPIELNQDEADIYKKFYEKRKQITDSLNNTIPKKNFAKDILWDVIGDNVLNRISQGFGKQNQGYFRISPILNPLYMGYSERKGIVYKFDLKGGYRFTENLQLGLRFKGGYSMKQHRFYFNIPLTFNYNQKHNGYLKLEIGNGNRISNNRVARKMLGISKPEDNNFLYPLFSEYPGLSLPEISTDIDANNRKLTEFKDDYLRLINHWSFNDYVGFEIGLVSHTRKAVIESFYKLFNYPSKYVSVAPAVALELLPWGKKGSIFKIDYEKGWKNLLGSNIDYERVEVDAQTIFQASRRQSYSVRLGAGFYTRKGDHWDFVDYTNFHDNNIPGGWNDSWSGEFELLPSQWYNASDYYVRGNFTYEAPMIVTAWLPLIGKYIEAERLYVSSLVVNHLHPYTEWGYGVTTRAITLGFFAAFKNTKFNGIGCRFGFELFRDW, encoded by the coding sequence ATGAAGAAATATCAAACACACATCATTTTGACGATTATCTTCTGCATGATGGCTTTTGCAGCACATGCAAGAAGAATGTCACCGAGAGACGCCTTTAGTGACTCGGTGATGTGTTTGGTATTTAAATATTCACAATCTGTTGACACAACAGGTAGAGCTGAGCACAAGAGTTATGCCTACACTAAATTTCAAATCAAAACAAACAAACGTAATGCAACACTCATGCTAGTACCGACAATGTATGCAGTGGCTCATGGCGGTGGCAGAAGATTCATCAGCGAATATTATAACCAAATGACGCTAGACGCAAATGGCAGACCAGTTGCCAAGCGTTTGCTGAACATAAGCACCATTCCGCATAGAAGCAACACATTGTCATCAGTTTTGAAATACATGACTCCAACGGTATATGGAGAAACACTTTTCGAAACTAATATTCTTTCTCCTTTCCACTATAAGAATCGCAGATATTATAAATATGCCGTCACCCAATTACCATTCGGCAAAGCACAAATCTACGTATATCCACGTCTCAAAAACACCCAAGTTATTGAAGCACGTGCCATTGTTGATTCCCAAAGCGGAAAGATAAGCATGGTAGACTTTGAGGGCGAATATGATATGACCCGTTTCTATATCTCGATCATTATGGGTAAAGACGGATTTGGTTCACTTTCTCCTGCAAGGTGCAGCATGAGAGCCAACTTCAGTTTTATGGGTAACAAGATAACGGGCATGTATACAACTGTATACGGACTGCCGAAAATATTAAGTGATTCACTCAATAATGTTGCCGACACAGCATTAATGGCAAAAGTGCGCCCAATTGAGTTAAACCAAGATGAGGCTGACATATACAAAAAATTCTACGAAAAAAGGAAACAAATAACAGATTCCTTGAATAACACCATACCAAAGAAAAACTTTGCAAAAGACATACTTTGGGATGTTATCGGTGACAATGTATTAAACAGAATTTCCCAAGGCTTCGGAAAGCAAAACCAAGGCTACTTCCGTATCAGTCCTATTCTCAACCCACTCTATATGGGATATTCCGAGCGAAAAGGGATTGTATACAAATTTGACCTGAAGGGAGGCTATAGATTTACAGAAAATCTGCAATTGGGCCTTCGCTTTAAAGGAGGTTACAGTATGAAACAACACAGATTTTATTTCAATATACCATTGACATTCAACTATAACCAGAAGCACAATGGATATCTGAAGTTAGAAATCGGTAACGGTAATAGAATATCGAATAATCGTGTTGCAAGAAAGATGTTAGGCATCAGCAAACCTGAAGATAACAATTTTCTATATCCACTATTCTCAGAATATCCAGGATTGTCATTACCGGAAATCTCAACAGATATTGATGCTAATAACAGGAAACTGACAGAGTTTAAAGATGATTATCTTCGTCTTATCAACCACTGGAGTTTCAACGACTATGTAGGTTTTGAGATTGGCTTGGTTTCACATACCCGAAAAGCTGTGATTGAAAGTTTCTATAAACTGTTTAATTACCCAAGCAAATATGTGTCAGTAGCACCAGCAGTAGCTTTAGAACTGTTACCATGGGGTAAGAAAGGCTCTATCTTTAAAATAGACTATGAAAAGGGATGGAAAAACCTACTAGGTTCAAACATAGACTACGAACGAGTAGAAGTAGATGCACAAACTATTTTTCAAGCATCACGCCGTCAATCATATTCTGTTAGATTAGGAGCAGGGTTTTATACCCGTAAAGGTGACCATTGGGATTTCGTTGACTATACCAATTTCCATGACAACAATATTCCTGGAGGCTGGAATGATAGCTGGAGTGGAGAATTCGAATTACTGCCATCCCAATGGTATAATGCCAGTGATTATTACGTTCGCGGAAATTTCACTTATGAAGCTCCCATGATTGTAACTGCATGGCTCCCCCTGATTGGGAAATATATAGAAGCAGAGCGTCTGTATGTAAGCAGTCTTGTTGTAAACCATTTACACCCATATACAGAATGGGGATATGGAGTAACAACAAGAGCTATTACATTAGGATTCTTTGCAGCCTTCAAAAACACGAAGTTTAATGGCATAGGCTGTCGCTTCGGTTTTGAACTATTTAGAGATTGGTAA